One genomic segment of Anaerolineae bacterium includes these proteins:
- a CDS encoding AI-2E family transporter codes for MLWSMNARFKRALLIALLALTVLWVIWSARGGLYPYLIALLIGYLVHPVVNFLDEHMPVVLQRRRMSRPLAILIVYLLIIGMAVTIIAFLVPLIWGQLQELLAAFPALLEGARSRMDWGLTDWYLNAWDYVSRLAEQYFGVRLEDVAQGNLRPQVEQWLLEWIQRAVNLVISGVQQGITRSLSVITSTVSFVLGILILPFWLFYVLNDHARVLTGVMRLVPERYRLDAHFLLRTADGVLSAYVRGQLLLCFFIFVIDSIGLAIIGVNFPLLLGLIAGVLEIFPFIGPILGAIPALLVALLQSPTKALWALILFVGVQQVENIFLVPRIQGQNVQLHPALIMLVLVIGNELAGIWGMLLAVPLTAILRDVFKYVYLRLSDEMLDPPAAFARIRHSAFTLDI; via the coding sequence TTGCTTTGGTCCATGAATGCCCGGTTCAAACGGGCTTTACTTATTGCCTTGCTGGCTTTGACTGTGCTCTGGGTGATCTGGTCAGCCAGAGGTGGCCTATATCCCTATCTGATCGCCCTATTGATCGGGTATCTCGTCCATCCAGTAGTCAACTTCCTGGACGAGCATATGCCCGTGGTATTGCAGCGCCGGCGGATGTCGCGTCCGCTGGCGATTCTCATCGTTTATCTGCTGATCATCGGCATGGCGGTCACAATCATCGCGTTTTTGGTGCCGCTGATCTGGGGACAGCTTCAGGAACTGCTGGCCGCCTTTCCTGCACTCCTCGAGGGGGCTCGCAGTCGCATGGACTGGGGGCTGACGGACTGGTACCTGAACGCGTGGGATTACGTGAGCCGGCTGGCCGAGCAGTACTTTGGGGTGCGTCTAGAGGATGTGGCACAGGGCAATTTGCGCCCGCAAGTGGAACAGTGGCTGTTGGAATGGATTCAGCGCGCAGTGAATCTAGTGATCAGTGGCGTTCAGCAGGGAATCACGCGCAGTCTGAGCGTCATCACCAGCACGGTGAGCTTTGTATTGGGCATCCTGATCTTGCCCTTCTGGCTTTTTTATGTTCTCAATGATCATGCGCGCGTCTTGACGGGAGTGATGCGCCTAGTACCGGAACGGTATCGGCTGGATGCGCACTTTTTGCTGCGGACGGCTGATGGTGTGCTCAGCGCTTACGTCCGCGGTCAGCTTCTGTTATGCTTTTTCATCTTTGTGATCGATTCGATTGGGCTAGCGATCATCGGCGTAAATTTCCCGTTGTTGCTAGGGCTGATCGCTGGCGTCCTGGAGATCTTCCCATTCATCGGCCCGATCTTGGGAGCCATCCCGGCTCTCCTGGTGGCCCTGCTTCAATCGCCGACGAAGGCGCTGTGGGCTCTGATATTGTTCGTGGGCGTACAGCAGGTGGAGAACATCTTCCTAGTGCCGCGCATTCAGGGCCAGAATGTGCAGCTTCATCCAGCCCTGATCATGCTGGTGCTGGTGATCGGTAATGAGCTGGCGGGGATCTGGGGGATGCTGCTGGCAGTGCCGTTGACGGCGATCTTACGTGATGTGTTCAAGTATGTGTATCTACGGCTCTCGGACGAGATGCTGGATCCGCCGGCTGCGTTCGCCCGGATACGGCACAGCGCATTCACGCTGGATATCTAA
- a CDS encoding DEAD/DEAH box helicase → MENPLELFLPATRQWFITTFGEPTPPQTAGWPPIQRGDHTLILSPTGSGKTLAAFLWGIDSIFRELSKSAGRQGDETTRQRGKEQESALRLVYVSPLKALNNDIERNLRVPLAGIRHAAHELGKPLPPLSVAVRTGDTPSSARAAMVRRPPHILITTPESLYLLLTSPVARAMFRGVRTVIVDEIHTLMGNKRGAHLALSLERLERLAGIPVQRIGLSATIRPLEEAAAFLGGQVWGEAPHLRHPFSGMGGETGMEARANVSLMPRPVTIVNAVHPKGLDLQVQTVVEDLSQLPGDSIWPSVISHLTQLIRQHRTTLIFCNSRRQAERTADRLNEQLVAEAEGRVPPSVSAMLLPHPKGGEITPGRGIFTAGASGPIRAHHGSMSCEARRQMEEQLKRGELPALVGTSSLELGIDIGAIDLVVQLGSPKSVSQGLQRVGRSGHLVGQTSVGRIIPLHREDLMEAAAIARGMLRGDVEPIYSPRNPLDVLAQQVVAMVAVETWRVDELYALVRQAYPYRDLSWQAFQATLEMLAGRYPSTVHRTLRPRLVWDRVHNTVSALPGSRLLALRNGGTIPDRGAYRVYLSDGRTQLGELDEEFVFETRPGDVFLFGSHTWRVLEITEDRVIVADAAGEVPRMPFWRGDFPWRPYALGRSVGAFRRELSEQIATASSVVHRPPLEPLMADGQRPVTANGPAEGGDWLDSYTEVATWLERECALDRNSARNLIAYVRHQLDVMGAISSDRTIIIESFEDAIGEPRIVIHSPFGGRVNGPWGLALASALRERINVEVEVQIGDDGILLRFPGADQPPPLDVIRGMTPAEARERILRELPHSAVFGAQFRQNAARALLLPALGGKRTPFWLQRLKAKDLLATVRQFHDFPIVAETYRDCLSDVMDLAGLEEVLGGIQSGHIRLITVETAVPSPVAASLLFEFMSVYMYEWDMPKAERELQRLTINRELLADLMGCPEMAQLLRPEAIVEVTARAQRTDPAFQARSADELALLLLEMGDLSEAEIATRSQPGWREWLDDLAAQGRVMPVDIPAGDGLARRWIASEAYPRYRDAFGLPEVPPMPLPGAWLGERWPAEQARRRILSDFLRHSGPLTREAILARYAFPSAWLDAALADMLARKEIVQGRFAAPAALGELANRRVGELAIGGQPSEIQFLDAENLASIHRRTLAILRREVQPVSLYAFADFLTRWQHLHPNHRLSGPEGLARILQQLRALPITGLAWESDVLPARLARYDPGELNALCQSGELIWVIAGGADPRRARVRFLFRGEGGAFLSELRDDLADLDEIAYRVLAFLREEGACFTADIEEALGLTEAQAEEALLALTMAGLVTNDSVQVLRAILTREPDESALRRPLSALEAELAAWRAQRRPVVSRPSPVAYRDAKRRVARRLGYGPKPSPPMQTGRWSPIHRMRVMGKPLSAEERAEQQARQLLLRWGVIARELVQAEGAGWEWEVLYTRLQLMEMRGEVRRGYFVAGLSGAQFALSEAIEQLRAAGDEAALPVVMSACDPANLFGSARLDVPEGEDAGERRSDIGPFARLPSTHVVLWQGQPALLSQGEGRSLRVNKALPEDILRRCLEALLAHLAARGGIATIARRVRVEQWNGEPVLGSLGQALLESLGFYRDPPGMTWEGFV, encoded by the coding sequence ATGGAAAACCCGCTTGAGTTATTCTTGCCGGCTACGCGACAGTGGTTCATCACCACCTTTGGCGAGCCGACGCCGCCACAGACGGCTGGCTGGCCGCCAATCCAGCGCGGAGATCACACCCTGATCCTCTCCCCTACTGGCTCTGGCAAGACGCTGGCCGCCTTTCTGTGGGGGATCGATTCGATCTTTCGCGAGCTCAGCAAATCAGCAGGGAGACAGGGCGATGAGACAACAAGGCAGCGAGGAAAAGAACAGGAGAGCGCGCTGCGCCTGGTCTACGTCTCCCCGCTCAAGGCGCTGAACAACGATATCGAGCGCAACCTGCGCGTGCCGCTAGCCGGCATTCGTCACGCTGCCCATGAGCTGGGCAAGCCACTCCCGCCGTTGAGCGTGGCAGTGCGCACTGGTGACACGCCCTCTTCCGCTCGTGCCGCCATGGTGCGCCGTCCACCTCATATCCTGATCACCACTCCTGAATCGCTCTATTTGCTCCTCACCAGCCCTGTGGCAAGGGCGATGTTCCGCGGCGTGCGTACGGTGATCGTGGACGAGATCCATACGTTGATGGGTAACAAGCGCGGCGCGCATCTGGCCCTTTCCCTCGAACGGTTGGAGCGGCTGGCGGGGATCCCCGTGCAGCGGATCGGCCTCTCCGCCACGATCCGTCCTTTGGAGGAGGCGGCGGCGTTTCTGGGGGGACAAGTGTGGGGTGAAGCTCCTCACCTCCGTCACCCGTTTTCGGGAATGGGAGGGGAGACAGGAATGGAGGCGAGGGCTAATGTTTCCCTGATGCCCCGCCCGGTCACCATCGTGAACGCTGTCCATCCAAAGGGACTTGACTTGCAAGTGCAAACCGTGGTGGAGGATCTCAGCCAGCTCCCCGGTGACTCCATCTGGCCATCCGTCATCTCCCATCTGACTCAGCTTATCCGCCAACACCGCACCACGCTCATCTTCTGCAACAGTCGCCGCCAGGCCGAGCGCACCGCCGACCGCCTCAATGAGCAATTGGTGGCCGAGGCCGAGGGCCGCGTGCCGCCGAGCGTCAGCGCCATGCTCCTGCCCCATCCCAAAGGCGGCGAAATCACCCCGGGCCGTGGCATTTTCACCGCAGGCGCTAGCGGTCCTATCCGCGCCCACCACGGCTCAATGTCTTGCGAAGCCCGACGGCAGATGGAAGAACAGCTCAAGCGCGGTGAGCTGCCAGCTCTGGTGGGCACTTCCTCGCTCGAGTTAGGCATTGACATCGGCGCGATTGACCTGGTGGTGCAGCTGGGCAGCCCGAAGAGCGTCTCCCAAGGGCTGCAACGCGTAGGCCGATCCGGCCATCTGGTCGGTCAGACTTCGGTTGGGCGCATCATCCCACTTCACCGCGAAGACTTGATGGAGGCCGCTGCTATTGCCCGGGGCATGCTCCGCGGCGACGTGGAGCCCATCTACTCGCCTCGCAATCCGCTCGACGTGCTAGCTCAGCAGGTCGTGGCAATGGTGGCCGTGGAGACATGGCGGGTGGACGAGCTATACGCGCTAGTGCGACAGGCGTATCCATATCGGGATCTCTCCTGGCAAGCGTTCCAGGCGACACTGGAGATGCTTGCTGGGCGATACCCGTCTACCGTGCACCGAACGCTGCGACCGCGGCTGGTATGGGATCGCGTGCACAACACCGTGAGCGCTCTACCCGGTAGCCGGCTGCTCGCATTGCGCAACGGCGGCACCATCCCCGATCGCGGTGCTTATAGAGTTTATCTGTCCGATGGACGCACCCAGTTAGGCGAGTTGGACGAGGAGTTCGTGTTTGAGACGCGCCCGGGAGACGTGTTCCTGTTCGGCTCGCACACCTGGCGCGTGCTGGAAATCACCGAGGATCGTGTAATTGTAGCGGATGCTGCGGGCGAAGTGCCGCGTATGCCGTTCTGGCGCGGCGACTTCCCTTGGCGGCCTTATGCCCTAGGGCGATCAGTAGGAGCGTTCCGCCGCGAGCTCAGCGAGCAGATTGCCACGGCATCGTCCGTCGTCCATCGCCCACCGCTCGAGCCGCTGATGGCGGACGGCCAACGACCGGTGACAGCGAATGGCCCGGCTGAAGGCGGCGACTGGCTGGACTCCTACACAGAGGTGGCCACTTGGCTCGAACGAGAATGCGCCCTCGATCGCAACTCGGCCCGTAATCTGATCGCATATGTGCGGCATCAGCTCGACGTGATGGGCGCCATCTCATCAGATCGTACGATTATCATTGAGTCATTTGAGGATGCAATCGGTGAGCCGCGCATTGTCATCCATTCGCCGTTCGGAGGGCGGGTGAACGGGCCGTGGGGCCTGGCACTAGCATCAGCGCTGCGTGAGCGGATCAACGTCGAGGTCGAAGTGCAAATTGGTGACGACGGCATCCTCCTTCGCTTTCCCGGTGCCGATCAACCGCCGCCATTGGACGTGATCCGAGGGATGACGCCCGCTGAGGCCCGCGAGCGGATCCTGCGCGAGCTGCCCCACTCGGCCGTATTTGGCGCGCAGTTCCGCCAGAACGCAGCGCGAGCCCTTCTCCTTCCTGCGTTGGGTGGGAAGCGTACGCCGTTCTGGCTGCAACGGCTGAAGGCCAAGGACTTGCTAGCCACAGTGCGCCAGTTTCATGATTTCCCCATCGTGGCTGAGACATACCGCGATTGTCTGAGCGATGTCATGGACCTGGCGGGGCTGGAGGAAGTGCTGGGCGGGATCCAATCCGGGCACATCCGGTTGATCACCGTCGAGACGGCTGTCCCCTCACCTGTGGCAGCCAGCCTCCTATTCGAGTTCATGAGCGTTTACATGTACGAATGGGACATGCCCAAAGCTGAGCGGGAGTTGCAACGATTAACCATTAACCGCGAACTGCTGGCCGATCTCATGGGCTGTCCGGAGATGGCACAACTGTTGCGGCCGGAGGCCATCGTCGAAGTGACCGCCCGCGCTCAACGCACCGATCCGGCTTTCCAGGCGCGCTCGGCCGATGAGCTGGCCCTGTTGCTATTAGAAATGGGAGATCTGAGCGAGGCGGAGATCGCGACGCGATCGCAGCCGGGATGGAGGGAGTGGCTAGATGATCTGGCCGCCCAAGGCCGCGTGATGCCGGTGGATATCCCTGCCGGCGACGGGCTCGCCCGGCGTTGGATCGCCAGTGAGGCCTATCCACGCTACCGAGACGCCTTTGGCCTACCGGAAGTGCCGCCGATGCCATTACCCGGGGCTTGGCTGGGAGAGCGCTGGCCCGCTGAGCAGGCCCGTCGGCGCATCTTGAGCGATTTTCTGCGCCATAGCGGCCCACTCACCCGGGAGGCCATCCTGGCCCGTTACGCTTTCCCCTCCGCTTGGTTGGACGCGGCCCTGGCTGATATGCTCGCCCGTAAAGAGATCGTGCAAGGGCGTTTTGCCGCGCCAGCAGCGCTCGGCGAGCTGGCGAATCGGCGAGTTGGCGAGCTAGCCATCGGTGGTCAGCCATCCGAAATCCAATTCCTTGATGCCGAGAATCTGGCTAGCATCCACCGCCGCACCCTCGCCATTCTGCGTCGAGAAGTGCAACCGGTCTCGCTGTACGCATTTGCTGATTTCCTGACCCGTTGGCAGCATCTGCACCCAAACCATCGGCTTTCCGGCCCTGAGGGGTTGGCGCGCATCCTACAGCAACTGCGGGCGTTACCAATTACAGGCCTGGCCTGGGAATCAGACGTGTTGCCAGCGCGATTGGCCCGCTATGATCCAGGCGAGTTGAACGCGCTGTGCCAGAGTGGCGAGCTAATCTGGGTCATCGCAGGCGGAGCTGATCCCAGGCGAGCGCGCGTGCGCTTCCTCTTCCGCGGCGAGGGTGGTGCCTTCCTGTCGGAGCTGAGAGACGATCTGGCCGATCTGGATGAGATCGCCTATCGAGTTCTGGCCTTTCTACGCGAGGAGGGGGCTTGCTTCACCGCCGACATAGAGGAAGCTCTGGGGTTGACGGAAGCTCAGGCTGAAGAGGCACTGCTCGCCCTGACGATGGCCGGTCTAGTTACCAACGACAGTGTGCAGGTCCTGCGTGCTATCCTGACGCGCGAGCCAGACGAGAGCGCACTGCGTCGCCCATTGAGCGCGCTGGAGGCCGAGCTGGCAGCCTGGCGCGCGCAGCGCCGGCCGGTCGTCTCTCGGCCCAGTCCCGTCGCCTATCGGGATGCTAAACGCCGGGTCGCCCGCCGGCTGGGCTACGGGCCCAAGCCCTCCCCGCCAATGCAGACCGGGCGCTGGTCACCAATACATCGGATGCGGGTGATGGGGAAACCCCTCTCGGCGGAGGAGCGGGCGGAGCAGCAGGCGCGGCAATTGTTACTACGCTGGGGCGTGATAGCACGTGAGCTGGTCCAGGCAGAGGGCGCGGGCTGGGAATGGGAAGTGCTGTATACGCGCCTGCAGTTGATGGAGATGCGTGGCGAGGTGCGCCGCGGATATTTTGTCGCTGGGCTCTCCGGCGCGCAGTTCGCGTTATCTGAGGCCATAGAGCAGTTGCGAGCCGCCGGCGATGAAGCGGCGCTCCCTGTCGTGATGAGCGCGTGCGATCCGGCTAACCTTTTTGGGTCGGCACGCCTGGACGTGCCAGAGGGCGAAGATGCTGGAGAACGGCGGTCAGATATTGGGCCGTTCGCCCGATTGCCATCCACACACGTGGTGTTGTGGCAAGGGCAGCCGGCCCTGCTCTCCCAGGGTGAAGGGCGTTCGCTGCGGGTGAATAAGGCATTGCCGGAGGATATCCTCCGGCGTTGCCTAGAGGCATTGCTAGCGCACTTGGCGGCGCGCGGCGGGATTGCGACGATCGCACGGCGCGTGCGCGTGGAGCAGTGGAACGGCGAGCCAGTACTAGGAAGCCTCGGGCAGGCGTTACTGGAATCGCTCGGCTTCTACCGTGATCCGCCAGGGATGACATGGGAGGGGTTTGTTTAG
- a CDS encoding decaprenyl-phosphate phosphoribosyltransferase has product MLRALWKTMRPRQWTKNVFVFAALVFDQKLTQLPLLFNTLAAFLFFCLISSAVYIVNDVADRERDRAHPVKRLRPLASGQLSPSVASSTAIGMAAIALAGAFAVKSALGWVMLAYLLLNLAYSFYLKNIVIVDVMSIAAGFVLRVLAGVVVVQVARFSPWLYVCTTLLALFVGLGKRRHEIILLAENANSHRAILDHYTVPFLDQLISLVTSTTVIAYSLYTFSAPNLPPNHLMMLTIPFVLYGLFRYLYLIHVRGLGGAPDELLLQDVPLLLSVVLWAVSVVAILYLD; this is encoded by the coding sequence TTGCTGCGCGCTCTGTGGAAAACAATGCGGCCACGTCAGTGGACGAAGAACGTCTTTGTCTTCGCCGCGTTAGTATTCGACCAGAAGCTCACTCAGTTGCCACTGCTCTTCAACACCTTGGCCGCTTTTCTCTTCTTTTGCCTGATCAGCAGCGCCGTATACATCGTCAACGATGTGGCCGATCGAGAGAGGGATCGCGCTCACCCTGTTAAGCGGCTGCGCCCTTTGGCCTCAGGACAGCTCTCCCCGAGCGTTGCAAGCAGCACAGCTATCGGGATGGCGGCGATCGCGTTAGCGGGCGCGTTCGCAGTAAAATCGGCACTGGGCTGGGTCATGTTGGCCTATCTGCTGCTGAACCTGGCCTATTCGTTTTATTTGAAGAACATCGTGATCGTGGATGTGATGAGCATTGCAGCTGGCTTTGTGCTGCGTGTGCTGGCTGGTGTGGTCGTGGTTCAGGTGGCACGGTTCTCCCCCTGGCTTTATGTATGCACAACACTATTAGCGCTTTTCGTGGGCCTGGGCAAACGCCGGCACGAGATCATCCTCCTGGCGGAGAACGCCAACTCGCACCGCGCCATCCTGGATCACTACACCGTCCCCTTCCTCGATCAACTGATCAGCCTGGTCACCAGCACTACGGTGATCGCCTACTCGCTGTACACCTTTTCCGCGCCTAACCTGCCGCCCAATCACCTGATGATGCTCACGATCCCCTTCGTGCTATATGGATTGTTTCGCTACCTGTATCTCATCCATGTGCGCGGGCTAGGCGGGGCCCCCGACGAGCTGCTGTTGCAAGATGTGCCCCTGCTGCTCAGCGTGGTGCTGTGGGCCGTTTCCGTGGTAGCGATCCTTTACCTCGATTAA
- a CDS encoding ferredoxin family protein, producing MTHVITTICIRDGACVEVCPVECIVPGPKDDPQWGKYFYIDPDTCIDCGACVPECPVEAIFPEEDLPPEHAQDAEMNAAYFREGPGYWDFDLEEQRVRG from the coding sequence ATGACCCATGTAATTACAACCATTTGTATCCGGGACGGGGCTTGTGTCGAGGTCTGCCCGGTCGAGTGCATCGTCCCCGGTCCTAAGGACGACCCACAGTGGGGCAAGTATTTTTATATTGACCCAGACACCTGCATTGACTGTGGGGCATGCGTGCCGGAATGCCCGGTGGAGGCGATCTTCCCAGAGGAGGATTTGCCGCCCGAGCATGCCCAAGATGCGGAGATGAACGCCGCTTACTTCCGAGAAGGGCCCGGCTACTGGGATTTCGATCTGGAAGAGCAGCGCGTGCGCGGGTGA
- a CDS encoding P1 family peptidase — translation MTAYGGITDVPGIRVGHATDEQGITGCTVVLCEAGAVVGVDQRGGAPGTRETDLARPMRLVREAHAVVLAGGSAFGLAAADGVMRWLAARGVGYGVYGVRVPIVPSAILFDLAIGDPRAFPDAEMGQQACEAASDGPVEEGSVGVGTGATVGKALGMAWAMKAGVGTAAEDLGNGLIVAALVAVNALGDVIDLATGRILAGARMPDGRFADTLALMRGTPVNAAPGEATVISVVATSARLDKEGACKVAQMAQDGLARAIRPAHTMYDGDTIFTLATGAVAADVNVVGAYAAEVVARAIVRAVQLAKGRGGVPGLADLSPSDI, via the coding sequence ATGACAGCGTATGGCGGCATTACTGACGTCCCTGGCATTCGAGTCGGCCATGCCACCGATGAACAAGGGATTACCGGCTGCACGGTGGTGCTGTGCGAGGCCGGTGCAGTAGTGGGGGTGGATCAGCGCGGCGGCGCGCCGGGCACCCGTGAGACAGATCTGGCGCGCCCCATGCGCTTGGTGCGGGAGGCTCACGCGGTGGTATTGGCCGGTGGTAGCGCCTTCGGCCTGGCCGCAGCCGATGGGGTCATGCGCTGGCTGGCCGCCCGCGGCGTAGGATACGGCGTCTATGGCGTCCGAGTGCCCATCGTGCCCTCGGCCATCCTCTTTGACCTCGCTATTGGCGACCCGCGCGCGTTTCCCGATGCGGAGATGGGCCAGCAAGCCTGTGAAGCAGCCAGCGATGGCCCGGTCGAGGAGGGGAGCGTAGGAGTGGGGACTGGGGCCACAGTAGGAAAAGCGCTAGGAATGGCCTGGGCGATGAAGGCCGGTGTGGGCACTGCGGCTGAAGACCTGGGCAACGGGCTCATCGTGGCCGCGTTGGTCGCCGTTAACGCGCTGGGCGACGTGATCGATCTCGCTACCGGGCGCATCTTGGCCGGCGCCCGTATGCCCGATGGCCGTTTTGCCGATACACTTGCGCTCATGCGTGGTACGCCTGTGAACGCTGCGCCAGGCGAGGCGACGGTCATCAGTGTGGTAGCCACCAGCGCCCGTTTGGACAAGGAGGGCGCATGTAAAGTGGCCCAGATGGCGCAAGATGGGCTAGCGCGCGCCATACGTCCTGCTCACACAATGTATGACGGCGATACGATCTTCACTCTGGCCACAGGGGCCGTTGCCGCGGACGTCAACGTGGTCGGCGCATATGCGGCCGAGGTCGTCGCCCGCGCCATCGTGCGCGCTGTGCAACTCGCAAAAGGGCGCGGCGGGGTGCCTGGTTTGGCGGACCTCTCTCCGTCCGACATTTGA
- a CDS encoding zinc-binding dehydrogenase, with product MRAVVVPEPGHIELRDVPEPTYGEYEALTQILTCSICSGTDTHVIDGQFPIRTFPAILGHESVGRVVACGPRVRHFKPGDLVLRPCAVRPGETLGGYHSMFGGFAEYGVVADAAAIIADTPRGQTPSLPPFAAAQQVLPSDFDPELAGAFITFKETLNFLYRLGVQHGRSLLILGSGTVGLSFIMAAKLIGAHPVLVTGRRPEPLARAMEFGADAVINMSSEDLVQAVRAYTQGRGVDFAVEAVGNWQVLQDGIRALADGGQIGIYGLAPESVATLDWSGTPTNWSLRFLHPMEEEVHQQVIDQVRLGLVNLRRLISHTITMDEIAYGFELVRRRQATKVVVRIR from the coding sequence ATGCGCGCTGTCGTCGTCCCGGAACCCGGACATATCGAGCTCCGAGACGTGCCTGAGCCGACCTACGGTGAGTACGAGGCCCTGACCCAGATCCTCACCTGTTCCATTTGCTCAGGCACCGATACCCATGTGATAGATGGACAATTCCCCATCCGCACTTTTCCGGCCATCCTCGGCCATGAAAGCGTCGGCCGCGTCGTGGCTTGCGGACCACGGGTGCGCCACTTCAAGCCAGGCGACCTCGTGCTGCGCCCTTGTGCCGTGCGTCCCGGCGAAACCCTCGGTGGCTATCACTCCATGTTCGGCGGTTTCGCCGAGTATGGCGTCGTCGCGGACGCGGCCGCGATCATCGCCGATACCCCACGCGGCCAGACGCCATCACTCCCTCCCTTTGCCGCCGCTCAACAGGTCCTCCCTTCCGATTTCGACCCCGAGCTGGCCGGCGCCTTCATCACCTTCAAGGAGACGCTCAACTTCCTCTACCGCCTCGGCGTACAACATGGGCGCAGCCTCCTTATCCTGGGCAGCGGCACGGTCGGCCTGAGCTTCATCATGGCTGCCAAGCTCATCGGCGCCCACCCGGTGCTCGTGACCGGCCGCCGACCGGAGCCCTTAGCGCGAGCGATGGAGTTCGGCGCTGACGCGGTGATCAACATGTCTAGCGAGGACCTGGTCCAAGCCGTGCGCGCCTATACCCAGGGCCGAGGGGTGGACTTTGCTGTGGAAGCCGTAGGTAACTGGCAGGTCCTACAGGATGGCATCCGCGCCCTCGCTGATGGCGGCCAAATCGGCATCTATGGGCTGGCTCCTGAAAGCGTGGCCACTCTTGACTGGTCCGGCACGCCTACCAACTGGTCGCTTCGCTTCCTACATCCTATGGAGGAAGAAGTCCACCAGCAGGTGATCGACCAGGTGCGGCTGGGGCTAGTGAACCTACGCCGGCTTATCTCCCACACGATCACTATGGACGAGATCGCGTATGGCTTTGAGTTGGTGCGCCGAAGGCAAGCCACCAAGGTGGTGGTCCGAATCCGGTGA
- a CDS encoding TlyA family RNA methyltransferase → MSPEKARLDVVMVQRGLVETRARAQALILEGKVRVDGKPVDKPGRMISPQAQIEIIAPLPYVSRGGIKLAAALDTFQVNPAGWICADVGASTGGFTDCLLQRGAARVFAIDVGYGELAWSLRNDPRVVVLERTNARYLPVLPGDVRVNLVTVDVSFISLRLILPVVKNWLRSDGRVIALIKPQFEAGRAQVGRGGVVKDPAVHREVLRNVLVFAQDLGLSPQGIIPSPIRGPAGNVEFLAYFRLDMPSMPDMDDAVDKCVAMAHAAS, encoded by the coding sequence ATGAGCCCGGAAAAAGCGCGGTTGGATGTGGTCATGGTGCAGCGAGGGCTCGTGGAAACCCGAGCGCGGGCTCAGGCGTTGATCCTAGAGGGCAAAGTCCGCGTGGATGGCAAACCGGTGGACAAGCCTGGCCGTATGATCTCGCCGCAGGCCCAGATCGAGATCATAGCTCCGCTCCCTTATGTGAGCCGAGGGGGCATCAAGTTGGCTGCTGCGCTAGATACATTCCAGGTCAACCCGGCTGGCTGGATCTGCGCTGACGTCGGCGCTTCCACCGGGGGATTCACCGACTGTCTGCTCCAGCGCGGTGCCGCCCGTGTGTTTGCCATTGACGTCGGCTATGGCGAGTTGGCATGGTCTCTGCGCAACGACCCGCGGGTAGTGGTGCTCGAGCGTACAAACGCGCGGTATCTTCCAGTGTTGCCCGGCGATGTCCGGGTGAACCTGGTCACCGTTGACGTGTCATTCATCTCGCTGCGTCTGATCCTGCCGGTGGTCAAAAATTGGCTGAGATCGGATGGGCGGGTGATCGCCCTGATCAAGCCCCAGTTCGAGGCAGGTCGCGCCCAAGTGGGGCGGGGGGGGGTGGTTAAGGACCCGGCCGTCCATCGGGAGGTCCTGCGGAATGTGCTGGTGTTCGCTCAAGATCTGGGCCTGTCACCTCAGGGGATTATCCCGTCGCCGATTCGCGGGCCGGCTGGCAATGTAGAATTTCTGGCTTACTTCCGGCTGGACATGCCGTCCATGCCAGACATGGATGATGCCGTGGACAAGTGCGTAGCGATGGCCCATGCCGCTTCGTGA
- a CDS encoding RNA pseudouridine synthase produces the protein MLSTLFVNEDVIAVNKPEGLASIPEPRVKDCLLSLLSAAFPEKLYVVHRLDKEASGVILLARNARAHRFLSEQFSSRSVQKTYVALTHGIIAASTGIIDKPLREFGSGRMGVDFQRGKPSLTEFRVLERLAAYTLVELHPRTGRRHQLRAHCYSIGHPIVGDLRYGDRALQRQFPRLMLHSWKITFILSSGEEVTVKAPIPQSFQAVIEAARKG, from the coding sequence TTGCTGTCCACCCTTTTTGTGAACGAAGACGTGATCGCAGTGAACAAGCCGGAGGGCCTCGCCTCAATCCCAGAGCCGAGGGTGAAAGACTGCTTGCTCTCGCTGCTATCGGCGGCGTTTCCAGAAAAGCTCTACGTGGTCCATCGCCTGGACAAAGAAGCCAGCGGCGTGATCCTGTTGGCCAGGAACGCAAGGGCTCATCGCTTTCTGTCCGAACAATTCAGCAGCCGAAGCGTCCAGAAGACGTATGTGGCGCTCACGCATGGCATCATCGCGGCGAGCACTGGCATCATAGATAAGCCCCTGCGCGAGTTCGGTTCGGGTCGTATGGGGGTGGATTTTCAGCGGGGCAAGCCCAGCCTTACCGAATTTCGCGTGCTCGAACGGCTTGCGGCATACACGTTGGTAGAGCTGCATCCGCGGACCGGGCGACGGCATCAACTTCGGGCTCACTGCTACAGCATCGGTCATCCCATCGTGGGAGACTTACGGTATGGCGATCGGGCGCTTCAGCGACAATTCCCACGTTTGATGTTGCATAGCTGGAAGATCACGTTTATACTTTCATCGGGTGAAGAAGTGACGGTCAAAGCCCCTATTCCCCAATCTTTTCAAGCGGTGATAGAGGCTGCACGCAAAGGCTAA